The Lynx canadensis isolate LIC74 chromosome D1, mLynCan4.pri.v2, whole genome shotgun sequence genome has a segment encoding these proteins:
- the MED19 gene encoding mediator of RNA polymerase II transcription subunit 19 — protein sequence MENFSALFGAQADPPPPPTALGFGPGKPPPPPPPPPGGGPGTAPQPTSATAPPGADKSAAGCGPFYLMRELPGSTELTGSTNLITHYNLEHSYNKFCGKKVKEKLSNFLPDLPGMIDLPGSHDNSSLRSLIEKPPILGGSFNPITGTMLAGFRLHTGPLPEQCRLMHIQPPKKKNKHKHKQSRTQDPVPPETPSDSDHKKKKKKKEEDPERKRKKKEKKKKKNRHSPDHPGVGSSQASSSSSLR from the exons ATGGAGAATTTCTCGGCGCTGTTCGGTGCTCAGGCTGACCCACCACCGCCCCCAACCGCACTCGGCTTCGGACCAGGGAAGCCACCACctccgcctccccctcctccgGGCGGGGGCCCCGGCACGGCCCCGCAGCCCACCTCGGCCACGGCCCCGCCCGGCGCCGACAAGTCAGCGGCTGGTTGTGGTCCCTTCTACCTAATGCGGGAGCTGCCAG GTAGCACTGAGCTGACAGGCAGCACCAATCTGATCACACACTACAACCTGGAACATTCCTATAATAAATTCTGTGGGAAGAAGGTGAAGGAGAAGCTAAGTAACTTCCTGCCTGACCTGCCAGGGATGATTGATCTGCCCGGTTCCCATGATAACAGCAGCCTCCGCTCCCTCATTGAGAAGCCCCCTATTCTTGGTGGCTCTTTTAATCCTATCACAGGGACCATGCTGGCTGGCTTTCGCCTCCACACTGGCCCG TTGCCAGAGCAGTGTCGTCTGATGCATATTCAGCCTCCCAAGAAGAAGAATAAACACAAGCACAAACAGAGCCGTACCCAGGACCCTGTCCCCCCAG AAACGCCATCTGATTCTGatcacaagaagaagaaaaagaaaaaagaggaggatcCTGAacggaagaggaagaagaaagagaagaagaaaaagaag AACCGACACAGTCCAGACCACCCAGGTGTGGGCAGCTCTcaggccagcagcagcagcagcctccgCTAA
- the ZDHHC5 gene encoding palmitoyltransferase ZDHHC5, which yields MPAESGKRFKPSKYVPVSAAAIFLVGATTLFFAFTCPGLSLYVSPAVPIYNAIVFLFVLANFSMATFMDPGIFPRAEEDEDKEDDFRAPLYKTVEIKGIQVRMKWCATCRFYRPPRCSHCSVCDNCVEEFDHHCPWVNNCIGRRNYRYFFLFLLSLTAHIMGVFGFGLLYVLYHMEELSGVRTAVTMAVMCVAGLFFIPVAGLTGFHVVLVARGRTTNEQVTGKFRGGVNPFTNGCCNNVSRVLCSSPAPRYLGRPKKEKTIVIRPPFLRPEVSDGQITVKIMDNGIQGELRRSKSKGSLEITESQSADAEPPPPPKPDLSRYTGLRTHLSLATNEDSSLLGKDSPPTPTMYKYRPGYSSSSTSAAMPHSSSAKLSRGDSLKEPTSIAESSRHPSYRSEPSLEPESFRSPTFGKSFHFDPLSSGSRSSSLKSAQGTGFELGQLQSIRSEGTTSTSYKSLANQTRNGSLSYDSLLTPSDSPDFESVQAGPEPDPPLGYTSPFLSARLAQQREAERHPRLVPTGPTHREPSPVRYDNLSRHIVASLQEREKLLRQSPPLPGREEEPGLGDSGIQSTPGSGHAPRTSSSSDDSKRSPLVKTPLGRPAAPRFGKPDGLRGRGLGSPEPGPTAPYLGRSMSYSSQKAPPGVSEAEEVALQPLLTPKDEVQLKTAYSKSNGQPKSIGSASPGPGQPPLSSPTRGGVKKVSGVGGTTYEISV from the exons CTGTCCAGGACTCAGCCTCTACGTGTCACCTGCAGTGCCCATCTACAATGCCATTGTTTTCCTCTTTGTGCTGGCCAACTTCAGCATGGCCACCTTCATGGACCCAGGGATTTTCCCTCGAG CTGAGGAGGATGAAGACAAGGAAGATGACTTCCGAGCTCCCCTTTACAAAACGGTGGAGATTAAGGGCATCCAAGTGCGCATGAAATGGTGCGCCACTTGCCGTTTCTACCGTCCTCCCCGCTGTTCCCACTGCAGTGTCTGTGACAATTGTGTGGAG GAATTTGATCATCACTGCCCCTGGGTGAACAACTGTATTGGTCGCCGGAACTACcgttatttcttcctcttcctcctttccctgacAGCACACATTATGGGTGTGTTTGGCTTTGGCCTCCTTTACGTCCTCTACCACATGGAGGAACTCTCAGGGGTCCGCACGGCTGTCAC AATGGCAGTGATGTGTGTGGCTGGCTTATTCTTCATCCCTGTAGCTGGCCTCACGGGATTTCACGTGGTGCTGGTGGCCAGGGGACGCACAACCAATGAGCAG GTTACGGGTAAATTCCGAGGAGGTGTGAATCCCTTCACCAATGGCTGCTGTAACAACGTCAGCCGTGTGCTCTGCAGTTCCCCAGCACCCAG GTACTTGGGaagaccaaagaaagagaagactatTGTTATCAGACCTCCCTTCCTTCGACCAGAAGTGTCAGATGGGCAGATAACTGTGAAGATCATGGACAATGGTATCCAGGGAGAGCTGAGGAGAAGCAAG TCTAAGGGAAGCTTGGAGATAACGGAGAGCCAGTCTGCAGATGCCGAACCCCCACCTCCTCCTAAGCCGGACCTGAGCCGTTACACAGGGCTACGAACACACCTCAGCCTGGCTACTAATGAGG ATAGCAGCCTCTTGGGCAAGGACAGCCCTCCCACACCCACCATGTACAAGTACCGGCCGGGCTACAGTAGCAGCAGTACGTCAGCCGCCATGCCTCATTCCTCCAGCGCCAAG TTGAGCCGTGGGGACAGCTTGAAGGAGCCAACCTCGATTGCGGAGAGCAGCCGCCATCCCAGCTACCGCTCGGAGCCCAGCTTGGAGCCAGAGAGCTTCCGTTCTCCCACCTTCGGCAAAAGCTTTCACTTCGATCCACTGTCCAGTGGCTCACGCTCCTCCAGCCTCAAGTCGGCCCAGGGCACTGGCTTTGAGCTGGGCCAGTTGCAGTCCATTCGTTCAGAGGGCACAACCTCCACCTCCTATAAGAGCCTGGCCAACCAGACACGCAACGGAAGCCTATCCTATGACAGCCTGCTCACTCCTTCAGACAGCCCTGATTTCGAGTCCGTGCAGGCAGGGCCTGAGCCAGACCCACCTTTAGGCTACACCTCTCCCTTCCTGTCAGCCCGGCTGGCCCAGCAACGGGAAGCCGAGAGGCACCCACGTCTGGTGCCAACTGGTCCAACGCACCGAGAGCCCTCGCCAGTCCGGTACGACAATCTGTCGCGCCATATTGTGGCCTCCCTCCAGGAACGAGAGAAGCTGCTACGCCAGTCACCCCCACTCCCGGGCCGTGAGGAAGAACCAGGCTTGGGGGACTCAGGCATTCAGTCAACGCCGGGCTCAGGCCATGCCCCTCGTACTAGTTCCTCCTCAGATGATTCAAAGAGATCACCCTTGGTTAAGACTCCACTGGGACGCCCAGCTGCCCCCCGTTTTGGCAAGCCAGATGGGCTAAGGGGCCGGGGACTAGGGTCCCCTGAACCAGGCCCAACTGCCCCATACCTGGGCCGATCTATGTCTTACAGCAGCCAAAAAGCCCCACCTGGTGTCTCCGAGGCAGAGGAAGTAGCCTTGCAGCCATTACTGACCCCCAA aGATGAAGTACAGCTCAAGACCGCCTACAGCAAATCCAACGGGCAGCCCAAGAGTATAGGCTCTGCCTCCCCTGGCCCAGGCCAGCCTCCGCTCAGCAGCCCCACAAGGGGTGGAGTCAAGAAGGTGTCAGGGGTGGGTGGTACCACCTATGAGATTTCCGTGTGA